The following are encoded together in the Actinobacillus lignieresii genome:
- the xseA gene encoding exodeoxyribonuclease VII large subunit, giving the protein MNNILTITQLNYSVRNLLEMELGQVWLTGEISNFCQPVSGHWYLTLKDENAQVRGAMFRMKNQRVTFRPQNGMQVLVRASLSLYEPRGDYQIIIESMQPAGDGLLQQQFEQLKMKLAAEGLFAQEKKKAIPPFAKRVGIITSSSGAALQDILNILKRRDPSLAIIIYPTLVQGKEATQDIVNTIDLANRRCECDVLIVGRGGGSLEDLWCFNEESVAHAIFRSDIPIISAVGHETDVTIADFVADLRAPTPSAAAELVSRDQQELVRQLQHQFDKLSLAFDRLWTEKQTYFERLKLRLNAQHPARQVQMQQQRLAQFSYRLENAIHKTYLTEKQKLEQLLLRLTNQHPQRQLQQQQMQLKQAEYRLAQAIEQTLIRKKNQWKHITEQVKRNPLPHYVEKKTQQYAQLAQQLQFAIEKKLTKEQQKFQELCTKIDGLSPLKILARGYSVTQTSKGEILRSTENLKVGTQITTKLSQGEIVSEIIKIN; this is encoded by the coding sequence ATGAACAATATTCTTACTATTACGCAACTTAACTATTCGGTACGCAATTTACTTGAAATGGAATTAGGGCAAGTTTGGCTTACCGGTGAAATTTCCAATTTTTGCCAACCCGTTTCCGGACATTGGTATCTCACCCTTAAAGACGAAAATGCCCAAGTGCGTGGTGCGATGTTCAGAATGAAAAACCAACGAGTCACTTTCCGCCCGCAAAATGGTATGCAAGTGCTGGTACGTGCGAGTCTCAGTTTATATGAGCCGCGTGGCGACTATCAAATTATTATTGAAAGTATGCAGCCTGCCGGTGACGGTTTGTTACAACAGCAATTTGAACAATTAAAAATGAAACTGGCTGCCGAAGGGCTTTTTGCACAAGAAAAGAAAAAAGCTATTCCGCCTTTTGCTAAACGAGTCGGTATTATTACCTCTTCAAGCGGTGCGGCATTACAGGATATTTTAAATATTCTAAAACGCCGTGATCCGAGCTTGGCGATCATTATTTATCCGACGCTTGTACAAGGTAAAGAAGCAACACAAGATATTGTAAATACGATTGATTTAGCCAATCGCCGCTGTGAATGCGATGTGTTAATTGTCGGTCGAGGTGGCGGTTCGCTTGAAGACTTGTGGTGTTTTAATGAAGAATCCGTTGCTCATGCCATTTTCCGTTCGGATATTCCGATTATCAGTGCAGTAGGACACGAAACCGATGTGACGATTGCCGATTTTGTTGCAGATTTAAGAGCGCCGACCCCCTCTGCCGCAGCAGAATTGGTTAGCCGAGATCAACAAGAGTTAGTACGTCAGTTACAACATCAATTTGACAAATTAAGCCTTGCTTTTGACCGCTTGTGGACGGAGAAACAAACATATTTCGAACGTTTAAAACTACGTTTAAATGCGCAGCATCCTGCTCGTCAGGTTCAAATGCAGCAGCAACGATTAGCTCAATTTAGCTATCGCTTAGAAAATGCGATACATAAAACTTATTTAACCGAAAAACAGAAACTCGAACAATTATTGCTACGTTTAACCAATCAGCACCCACAGCGTCAGTTACAACAGCAACAAATGCAATTAAAGCAAGCAGAATATCGTCTGGCGCAAGCGATAGAACAAACCTTAATCCGCAAAAAAAACCAGTGGAAACATATTACCGAACAAGTGAAGCGTAATCCCTTACCACATTACGTAGAAAAGAAAACTCAGCAATATGCTCAACTCGCACAACAGCTGCAATTTGCGATTGAAAAGAAATTAACCAAAGAACAGCAAAAATTCCAAGAGCTTTGCACGAAAATAGACGGTTTAAGCCCGCTAAAAATTTTAGCGAGAGGCTATTCCGTGACACAAACCTCTAAAGGCGAAATCTTGCGTTCAACCGAAAATCTTAAGGTAGGCACGCAAATTACCACTAAACTTTCGCAAGGCGAAATCGTGAGTGAAATCATTAAAATCAATTGA
- the mltA gene encoding murein transglycosylase A has product MNWKAYKQWAAVTAVALLVASCSSDRVSKGQSDYQAEHAKFGAVYKGRQYIPHNFVSTPRVAANGSIVNFQDFLKQLNNVRAYAGGITGRYAGTYGKVSSWIASGGKVSDLARYNIHALQMRGEDGFQNVLMTGYYSPVIHARRTPQGQYQHPIYAMPSQKRFTRSQIYDGALEGKGLELAYSDSMLDNFLLGVQGSGYVDFGDGRLNYFAYAGQNGFKYASIGRLLVEDGEIPKEKMSIQAIREWGERNPHRVQGLLERNPSYVFFKNDPTGQVKGSAGVPLVALASVASDKSLVPSGSVLLVETPLIDRAGNWTGKHELRLMVALDVGGAVKGHHFDLYQGIGDEAGHKAGLMKHYGRVWVLN; this is encoded by the coding sequence ATGAATTGGAAGGCGTATAAACAGTGGGCGGCGGTGACTGCCGTTGCACTTTTAGTTGCAAGTTGTTCTTCGGATAGAGTAAGCAAAGGACAGAGTGATTATCAGGCGGAACACGCGAAGTTTGGTGCGGTATATAAAGGTCGCCAGTATATTCCGCATAATTTTGTCAGCACTCCGAGAGTGGCGGCAAACGGATCTATCGTTAATTTCCAAGATTTCTTAAAACAGTTAAATAATGTACGTGCGTATGCCGGCGGTATTACCGGTCGTTATGCGGGTACTTACGGCAAAGTTTCCTCATGGATCGCTTCAGGCGGTAAGGTATCGGATTTAGCCCGTTACAATATTCACGCGCTACAAATGCGTGGTGAAGACGGTTTCCAAAACGTGTTAATGACCGGTTACTATTCTCCGGTTATTCATGCACGCCGTACGCCTCAAGGTCAATATCAACACCCGATTTATGCAATGCCAAGCCAAAAACGCTTTACCCGTTCGCAAATTTATGACGGTGCGTTAGAAGGTAAAGGTTTAGAACTTGCTTATAGCGATTCAATGTTGGATAACTTCTTACTTGGCGTGCAGGGTAGCGGTTATGTCGATTTCGGTGACGGTCGTTTAAATTATTTTGCTTATGCAGGACAAAACGGCTTTAAATATGCAAGTATCGGTCGTTTGTTAGTTGAAGACGGCGAGATTCCAAAAGAGAAAATGTCTATTCAAGCGATTCGTGAATGGGGAGAGCGCAATCCGCATCGTGTACAAGGCTTATTAGAACGTAATCCGTCTTACGTTTTCTTTAAAAATGATCCGACCGGTCAAGTAAAAGGTTCGGCTGGTGTGCCGTTAGTTGCATTGGCATCGGTCGCTTCCGATAAAAGCCTTGTGCCGTCAGGCAGCGTGTTATTGGTTGAAACGCCGTTAATCGATCGTGCCGGTAACTGGACGGGCAAACACGAATTACGTTTAATGGTGGCATTAGATGTCGGCGGTGCGGTAAAAGGTCATCACTTTGACTTATACCAAGGTATCGGTGATGAAGCAGGTCATAAAGCCGGTTTAATGAAACACTACGGACGTGTTTGGGTATTAAACTAA